One Actinospica robiniae DSM 44927 genomic region harbors:
- the tyrS gene encoding tyrosine--tRNA ligase yields MTTDIVDELQWRGLIALSTDEEALRKAFADGPVTFYCGFDPTAPSLHMGNLVQLITMRRIQDAGNLPLGLVGGSTGLIGDPKPTAERTLNSKETVAEWVEKLRGQVGNILSFEGEFAARIVNNLDWTAPISAIDFLREIGKHFRVGKMLSKDAVAARLNSEAGISYTEFSYQILQSLDFLELYRNYGCTLQTGGSDQWGNLTAGVDLIHKSDGGTVHVIGTPLVTKADGTKFGKTETGTVWLDPDMMSPYAFYQFWLNAEDAKVVEYLKIFTFRTREEIDELDTATREKPFLRSAQRALAQDVTALVHGAENLRRVEAASKALFGQGELGELDEATLRAALAELPTAQVTELRPVYELLADTGIVASRGAARRAIQEGGAYLNNAKVEDVDAAPTEADLLHGRWLLLRRGKKTLAAIELAR; encoded by the coding sequence GTGACCACCGACATCGTCGATGAACTCCAGTGGCGGGGCCTGATCGCCCTGTCCACCGACGAGGAAGCGCTGCGCAAAGCCTTCGCCGACGGACCGGTCACCTTCTATTGCGGGTTCGACCCGACCGCGCCCAGCCTGCACATGGGCAACCTGGTGCAGCTGATCACGATGCGCCGGATCCAGGACGCGGGCAACCTCCCGCTCGGCCTGGTCGGCGGGTCCACCGGACTGATCGGCGACCCGAAGCCCACCGCCGAGCGGACGCTCAACTCCAAGGAGACCGTCGCGGAGTGGGTGGAGAAGCTGCGCGGCCAGGTCGGGAACATCCTGAGCTTCGAGGGCGAGTTCGCCGCGCGCATCGTGAACAACCTGGACTGGACGGCGCCGATCTCGGCGATCGACTTCCTGCGCGAGATCGGCAAGCACTTCCGCGTCGGCAAGATGCTCTCCAAGGACGCGGTGGCGGCGCGGCTGAACTCCGAGGCCGGCATCAGCTACACCGAGTTCTCCTACCAGATCCTTCAGTCGCTCGACTTCCTGGAGCTGTACCGCAACTACGGCTGCACGCTGCAGACCGGCGGTAGCGACCAGTGGGGCAACCTGACCGCGGGCGTGGATCTGATCCACAAGTCCGACGGCGGCACCGTGCATGTGATCGGCACGCCGCTCGTGACGAAGGCGGACGGGACCAAGTTCGGCAAGACCGAGACCGGCACGGTCTGGCTCGACCCGGACATGATGTCGCCGTACGCGTTCTACCAGTTCTGGTTGAACGCGGAGGACGCGAAGGTGGTCGAGTACCTCAAGATCTTCACCTTCCGCACCCGCGAGGAGATCGACGAGCTCGACACGGCCACGCGGGAGAAGCCGTTCCTCCGCTCGGCCCAGCGCGCGCTGGCCCAAGACGTCACCGCCCTCGTGCACGGCGCGGAGAACCTGCGCCGGGTGGAGGCGGCGAGCAAGGCGCTGTTCGGGCAGGGCGAGCTCGGCGAGCTCGACGAGGCGACGCTGCGCGCCGCGCTGGCCGAGCTGCCCACAGCCCAGGTGACGGAACTCAGGCCCGTGTACGAACTGCTCGCCGACACCGGGATCGTGGCCAGCCGCGGCGCCGCGCGTCGGGCGATCCAGGAGGGCGGGGCGTACCTCAACAACGCGAAGGTCGAGGACGTCGACGCGGCGCCCACGGAGGCCGACCTGCTGCACGGCCGGTGGCTGCTGCTGCGTCGTGGCAAGAAGACTCTCGCAGCTATCGAACTCGCACGCTGA